The Bacteroidota bacterium genome includes a region encoding these proteins:
- a CDS encoding class I SAM-dependent rRNA methyltransferase: protein MVQVILQRGKGRRVEDGHPWVYGNEIDTIVGEPKTGDIVEVYNFRNEFIGKGYINELSQITVRILSRNKSENIDIDFFRKKLLECKTYREKLNYTENYRLCFGEGDFLPALVIDKFNDNYVIQTLSAGMDKWKSVIVEILLSDFNAKGIYERNDVPVRKLEGLEEIKGFLSAEFDTNIVIEENGVKMHVDLANGQKTGFFLDQKENRLAIKNIVKNATILDCFTYTGSFALFASHFGAKHVTALDISADAIEQTKRNAILNNYDNIECICENAFDILPLWAKENRLFDVVILDPPAFTKNRKGIENAIKGYKEINLRGMKMLKPGGFLVTFSCSHFMDVNLFYDVVSSAAKDAKKTIREVQFLTQSKDHPIVWGVEETNYLKGLILQVG from the coding sequence ATTGTGCAGGTAATATTACAAAGAGGTAAAGGAAGACGGGTGGAAGATGGCCACCCATGGGTGTATGGCAACGAAATTGATACCATAGTGGGCGAACCTAAAACCGGTGATATCGTGGAAGTCTATAATTTTCGCAACGAATTTATTGGCAAGGGATATATCAATGAACTTTCGCAGATCACTGTAAGAATTCTTTCAAGAAATAAATCAGAAAATATAGATATAGATTTTTTCAGAAAAAAATTATTGGAATGCAAAACGTATCGGGAGAAATTAAATTACACAGAAAATTATCGTTTATGTTTTGGAGAAGGAGATTTTTTACCCGCATTAGTTATAGATAAATTCAATGATAATTATGTTATTCAAACCCTCAGTGCAGGAATGGATAAATGGAAATCGGTTATTGTGGAAATTTTACTTTCTGATTTTAATGCAAAGGGGATTTATGAAAGAAATGATGTTCCGGTTCGAAAACTGGAAGGTTTGGAAGAAATTAAAGGTTTTTTATCCGCAGAATTTGACACAAACATTGTGATCGAAGAAAATGGTGTCAAAATGCACGTGGATCTGGCAAACGGGCAGAAAACAGGGTTCTTTCTCGACCAAAAAGAGAACCGTTTAGCAATAAAAAATATAGTTAAAAACGCAACTATTTTAGACTGTTTTACGTATACAGGTTCCTTCGCTTTATTTGCATCACATTTTGGTGCCAAACACGTCACAGCATTGGATATTTCAGCAGATGCCATTGAACAAACAAAAAGAAACGCTATTTTAAATAATTACGATAATATTGAATGTATTTGTGAAAATGCGTTTGATATTTTACCACTCTGGGCAAAAGAAAATCGTTTATTTGATGTTGTGATATTAGATCCTCCTGCATTTACTAAAAACAGAAAAGGGATTGAAAATGCAATAAAAGGATACAAAGAAATTAATCTCCGCGGAATGAAAATGCTAAAACCCGGAGGTTTTTTGGTCACCTTTAGTTGTTCTCATTTTATGGATGTGAATTTATTTTACGATGTTGTTTCTTCCGCCGCAAAAGATGCAAAAAAAACAATTCGCGAAGTGCAGTTTTTAACCCAGTCGAAGGATCATCCGATAGTTTGGGGTGTGGAGGAGACGAATTATTTGAAGGGGTTGATTTTGCAGGTAGGTTGA
- a CDS encoding UbiA family prenyltransferase — protein MRAILRNIANWVFYGNIMIAVCAMCFTLQAYYLLRIEPIFDILILMSGVSTLFTYLLIRIAAVSRIKNYQPEPRWDFFLRQMFWMRLLTILSATATIILYFLLPRSVQIILLIPGLISLLYGITIKFNGKQIKLRDLGFVKIFLIAMVWAFAGSYLPAINAGENVYSLSVLMLFLANFFYIFAITLPFDIKDMTIDAMNNVRTLPTKLGVRSTIYLCYILLLISGIFHWYLQEVILKTTNGNTMAIALSLIATGVAIKFTQRKNNDTAYFGLLDGMIILQFLLVLLFSF, from the coding sequence TTGAGGGCAATTCTTCGCAATATCGCAAACTGGGTCTTTTATGGCAATATCATGATCGCCGTATGTGCCATGTGTTTTACATTGCAAGCATATTATTTACTGCGTATTGAACCCATATTTGATATCCTTATTTTAATGAGTGGAGTGTCCACTTTGTTTACTTATTTATTGATTAGGATAGCTGCGGTTTCTCGTATTAAAAATTATCAGCCCGAACCGAGATGGGATTTTTTTCTTCGTCAGATGTTTTGGATGCGTTTGCTTACTATACTTTCTGCAACCGCAACTATAATTCTCTATTTTCTATTGCCCCGTTCCGTGCAGATAATTTTATTGATCCCTGGGTTAATTTCTTTATTATACGGCATTACCATTAAATTTAATGGCAAACAAATTAAATTGCGCGATCTTGGATTTGTAAAAATATTTCTTATCGCAATGGTATGGGCATTTGCAGGGTCTTATTTGCCGGCTATTAATGCAGGAGAAAATGTTTATTCTTTATCTGTTTTGATGTTATTTCTAGCTAATTTCTTTTATATTTTTGCCATTACACTTCCCTTCGATATAAAGGATATGACCATTGATGCAATGAATAATGTTAGAACACTTCCCACAAAATTAGGCGTGCGATCAACAATTTATCTTTGTTATATTTTGTTACTTATCAGCGGTATCTTTCATTGGTATTTACAGGAGGTGATCTTAAAAACAACAAATGGAAATACAATGGCAATAGCGCTTTCACTTATTGCTACAGGTGTTGCAATTAAGTTTACTCAACGGAAAAATAATGATACTGCTTATTTCGGATTATTGGATGGAATGATAATATTGCAATTTTTATTAGTCTTGCTTTTTAGTTTTTAA